A window from gamma proteobacterium SS-5 encodes these proteins:
- a CDS encoding calcium/sodium antiporter: MIDHLLNLAAILVGFVLLIWGAERFINGAAAIARHLGVSPLLVGLTIVGLGTSAPEILVSIMASWQGNAGMAIGNAVGSNIANVGLILGFTALIVPLTVRSRILRREYPIMLGVSLLAAALMLDLQLTLIDGLILLGGSLLVLGLLARFALQDREGSDLLAVEFDEELTEQGGMGKASILFAVGLVGLLLGSRALVWGAVNIATALGVSDLVIGLTIVAIGTSLPELAASVTSALKGEHEIAIGNVIGSNIFNLLTVLPVPGLLAPGPFDPQALYRDVPVMLALTLAVLIFGYHKSDRGDINRWEGLALLACFVGYQAWLYFDASGTPLIG; encoded by the coding sequence ATGATAGATCACCTGCTCAACCTGGCCGCTATCCTGGTCGGTTTCGTCCTGCTTATCTGGGGGGCCGAGCGTTTCATCAACGGGGCCGCGGCCATCGCCCGGCACCTGGGCGTATCGCCCCTGCTGGTGGGTCTGACCATCGTCGGCCTGGGCACCTCGGCACCTGAGATACTGGTCTCCATCATGGCCTCCTGGCAGGGCAACGCGGGCATGGCCATAGGCAACGCGGTGGGCTCCAACATCGCCAATGTCGGGCTGATTCTGGGCTTTACCGCCCTGATCGTGCCGCTCACCGTGCGCTCGCGCATCCTGCGCCGGGAATACCCCATCATGCTCGGGGTCAGCCTGCTGGCGGCGGCCTTGATGCTGGACCTGCAGCTTACCCTGATCGACGGCTTGATCCTGCTGGGTGGGTCTCTTCTGGTGCTGGGGCTGTTGGCCCGCTTTGCCCTGCAGGATCGGGAGGGCAGCGACCTGCTCGCGGTGGAATTTGACGAGGAACTGACCGAGCAGGGCGGCATGGGCAAGGCCAGCATTCTCTTTGCCGTCGGCCTGGTCGGCCTGCTGCTCGGCTCCCGCGCCCTGGTCTGGGGGGCGGTAAACATAGCCACCGCCCTGGGGGTGAGTGACCTGGTCATAGGCCTGACCATAGTTGCCATTGGCACCAGCCTGCCGGAGTTGGCCGCCAGCGTCACCAGCGCCCTCAAGGGCGAGCACGAGATCGCCATCGGCAATGTCATCGGCTCCAATATCTTCAACCTGCTCACCGTGCTGCCGGTGCCCGGCCTGCTGGCACCCGGCCCCTTTGACCCCCAGGCCCTGTACCGGGATGTGCCGGTGATGCTGGCCCTGACCCTGGCCGTGCTCATCTTCGGCTACCACAAGAGCGACCGGGGTGATATCAACCGCTGGGAGGGCCTGGCCCTGCTGGCCTGCTTCGTTGGCTATCAGGCCTGGCTGTACTTCGATGCCAGCGGCACCCCGCTGATTGGTTGA
- a CDS encoding rhodanese-like domain-containing protein: protein MSTRASYRSLVEALSGQVEEVFPWDLMDEREQGMAHLLLDVRCPHEYDRARIQGSINVPRGILEIAADYGYEETEPELVTARERRVILICRSGNRSILAAHTLSQMGYVNVASLRTGLRGWNDYELPLFDKDNRQLPLEIADDLFEPRLTAAQLGPV from the coding sequence ATGAGCACCCGAGCCAGCTATCGCAGCCTGGTCGAGGCCCTGTCCGGGCAGGTAGAGGAGGTCTTTCCCTGGGACCTGATGGATGAGCGCGAGCAGGGCATGGCGCATCTGCTGCTGGATGTGCGCTGCCCGCACGAATATGACCGCGCACGCATTCAGGGTTCGATCAATGTCCCCCGTGGCATCCTGGAGATTGCCGCCGATTACGGCTACGAAGAGACCGAGCCTGAGCTGGTGACGGCACGAGAGCGCCGCGTCATTCTCATCTGCCGTTCGGGCAACCGCAGCATCCTCGCCGCCCACACCCTGAGCCAGATGGGCTATGTCAACGTGGCCTCCCTGCGCACCGGCCTGCGCGGCTGGAACGACTACGAACTGCCCCTGTTTGACAAGGACAACCGGCAACTACCGCTGGAGATTGCCGACGACCTGTTCGAGCCGAGATTGACCGCCGCGCAACTGGGGCCGGTTTAG
- the rpiA gene encoding ribose-5-phosphate isomerase RpiA — protein sequence MNQDEMKKQAAEAALAYVEGGVVGVGTGSTVNHFIDYLAGIKGRIEGAVSSSEASTQRMRQHGINVIDLNAAGPLSLYVDGADESNHQLQLIKGGGGALTREKIVAAASAQFVCIADETKLVSCLGQFPLPVEVIPMARSYVGRELVKLGGNPVWRENFVTDNGNLILDVHNLEIMEPIKLENQINALAGVVTVGLFANRPADVLILGSQSGPRTLKAD from the coding sequence ATGAATCAAGACGAGATGAAAAAACAGGCCGCCGAGGCCGCCCTTGCCTATGTCGAGGGGGGGGTTGTCGGGGTCGGCACCGGCTCCACGGTGAATCACTTCATCGACTATCTGGCCGGTATCAAGGGCCGCATCGAGGGTGCCGTATCCAGCTCCGAGGCCTCCACCCAGCGCATGCGTCAGCACGGCATCAACGTGATTGATCTCAATGCCGCAGGCCCCCTGTCCCTCTACGTCGATGGCGCCGATGAATCCAACCACCAGCTGCAGCTGATCAAGGGCGGCGGCGGTGCCCTGACGCGGGAGAAGATCGTTGCCGCCGCCAGCGCCCAGTTCGTCTGCATTGCCGATGAAACCAAGCTGGTCAGCTGCCTGGGCCAGTTCCCCCTGCCGGTGGAGGTGATTCCCATGGCGCGCAGCTACGTCGGCCGCGAGCTGGTCAAGCTGGGTGGCAACCCGGTGTGGCGGGAGAACTTCGTCACCGATAACGGTAACCTGATCCTGGATGTACACAACCTGGAGATCATGGAGCCGATCAAGCTGGAGAATCAGATCAACGCCCTGGCCGGCGTGGTCACCGTCGGCCTGTTTGCCAACCGCCCGGCAGATGTGCTCATTCTCGGCAGCCAAAGCGGCCCGCGCACCCTGAAGGCCGATTAG
- a CDS encoding EAL domain-containing protein, whose amino-acid sequence MTLKRKLLFLIAGLLIAGLGLFQYLMYDYTHSQAEADLLRSAERVRGVLMATRRVYHHQFLDSGIPLTDKTLGFLPAHALGLISEDFPNWEQSGFSFNNVSHDPRNPEHEADPVERQAIDHFQAHPQEQRRFVPYRSEQGELFYHYAQPIWIEPYCLECHGSKASAPAAIRARYDRAYDYQVGELRGILSIKIPAQVLEERVAHVFFVQFWWSLGLMLLLGLGIVAVVRRHVLHPIGTLQSGIERMTQGQTRQPLPDLPGEFRQIGNAFNQMVERLASKRAALEDSEKRLRMLMQTAADAVVLTDSLGHIQLWNDGAERIFGHSAEAMQGRDVECLIPEPSRAAHRRGMERVRRGLPPKYAGRTLELYAQHQKGHLFPIELSLNFWDSGAERHFIAIIRDISARKYAEEALRESEAKFHTIVNWSSDWVYWIKPDGGFHYMTPAVEQLTGYRAEDFERDPDLINAIVHPDDQALWLDHVQQHLPEASDANPGNLELRIRRKDGQVLWVNHRCRAVFDPTGQYLGRRVSMSDISERKAAEERIYSLAYYDPLTGLPNRRLFLDHLNQALLASQRGQLFGALLMLDLDHFKNINETHGHELGDLLLIETAKRIQTGVRLEDRVCRLGGDEYLILVEGLASAEQLAATQTEQIAEKLRAALSQPIYLKAANGEYQITPSIGISLFRGADKGAETLLKQVEVALYQAKDAGRDTIRFFNRAMQEAVSARSELEAALRRAIRLREFVLYYQPQMDQQGRLIGAEALLRWNRPGQGLVPPDQFIPLAEETGLIVEIGGWVLETACEQLSAWAANPRTQRLQIAVNVSTRQFQQPDFVEQVQRALSDSGARPERLKIELTESVVLNDFLGVSERMKRLHQLGVRFSLDDFGTGYSSLSYLKRLPIDQVKIDKSFVQDIPDDSGDMAIVRAVLALCQSLGLEVVAEGVENQTQREFLQQHGCQTYQGYLFGRPSPISAWPELLQRTEG is encoded by the coding sequence ATGACGCTCAAGCGTAAGCTGTTGTTTTTGATAGCAGGCCTGCTGATTGCCGGGCTGGGCCTGTTTCAATACCTGATGTACGACTACACCCACAGCCAGGCTGAGGCGGACCTGCTGCGCTCGGCCGAGCGGGTGCGCGGCGTGCTCATGGCCACGCGCCGGGTTTATCACCACCAGTTTCTGGATAGTGGCATTCCGCTCACCGACAAGACCCTGGGCTTTCTGCCCGCCCACGCCCTGGGGTTGATCTCGGAGGACTTTCCCAATTGGGAGCAGTCCGGCTTCTCCTTCAACAACGTCAGCCATGACCCGCGCAACCCGGAGCATGAGGCCGACCCCGTCGAGCGCCAGGCCATCGACCACTTCCAGGCCCACCCCCAGGAGCAGCGCCGCTTCGTGCCTTACCGCAGCGAGCAGGGCGAGCTGTTCTATCACTATGCCCAGCCGATCTGGATCGAGCCCTATTGCCTGGAGTGCCACGGCAGCAAGGCCAGCGCCCCCGCCGCCATCCGCGCCCGCTACGACCGCGCCTATGATTATCAGGTCGGCGAGCTGCGCGGCATCCTCAGCATCAAGATCCCCGCCCAGGTGCTGGAGGAGCGCGTGGCCCATGTCTTTTTCGTCCAGTTCTGGTGGAGTCTGGGGTTGATGCTGCTCCTGGGGCTGGGCATTGTCGCTGTCGTGCGGCGCCATGTGCTCCACCCCATAGGCACCCTGCAGAGCGGTATTGAGCGGATGACCCAGGGCCAGACCCGGCAGCCGTTGCCGGACCTGCCCGGTGAGTTTCGCCAGATCGGCAATGCCTTCAACCAGATGGTGGAACGCCTGGCGAGCAAACGCGCCGCCCTGGAGGACAGCGAGAAACGCCTGCGCATGCTGATGCAGACGGCGGCGGATGCGGTGGTGCTGACCGACAGTCTGGGGCATATCCAGCTGTGGAACGACGGTGCCGAGCGCATCTTTGGCCACAGCGCCGAGGCCATGCAGGGGCGGGATGTCGAATGCCTGATCCCGGAGCCCTCGCGGGCGGCCCACCGGCGCGGCATGGAGCGGGTGCGCCGGGGCCTGCCGCCGAAGTACGCCGGGCGCACCCTGGAGCTGTACGCCCAGCATCAGAAGGGGCATCTGTTTCCCATCGAGCTCTCGCTCAACTTCTGGGACAGTGGCGCAGAGCGTCATTTCATCGCCATTATCCGCGACATCAGCGCCCGCAAATACGCCGAGGAGGCGCTGCGGGAGAGCGAGGCCAAGTTCCACACCATAGTCAACTGGTCCAGCGACTGGGTCTATTGGATCAAACCCGATGGCGGCTTTCATTACATGACCCCGGCGGTGGAGCAGCTCACCGGCTACCGCGCCGAGGATTTCGAGCGCGATCCCGACCTGATCAACGCCATAGTCCACCCGGATGACCAGGCCCTGTGGCTGGACCATGTACAGCAACACCTGCCCGAGGCCAGTGACGCCAACCCAGGCAACCTGGAGCTGCGCATCCGGCGCAAGGACGGTCAGGTACTCTGGGTCAATCACCGCTGCCGAGCCGTGTTTGATCCCACCGGCCAATACCTGGGCCGTCGCGTGTCCATGAGCGACATCAGCGAACGCAAGGCAGCGGAGGAGCGCATCTACAGCCTGGCCTATTACGACCCCCTCACCGGCCTGCCCAACCGCCGTCTGTTCCTCGATCACCTGAATCAGGCCCTGCTTGCCAGCCAGCGTGGCCAGTTGTTCGGTGCCCTGCTCATGTTGGATCTGGACCATTTCAAGAACATCAACGAAACCCACGGCCATGAGCTGGGCGACCTGCTGCTGATCGAGACGGCCAAGCGCATCCAAACAGGCGTGCGCCTGGAGGATCGGGTCTGCCGCCTGGGCGGCGACGAGTATCTGATCCTGGTGGAGGGTCTGGCCAGCGCCGAGCAGCTGGCGGCGACCCAAACCGAACAGATCGCCGAAAAGCTACGCGCCGCGCTGTCTCAGCCGATTTACCTGAAGGCCGCCAACGGCGAATACCAGATCACCCCCAGCATCGGCATCAGCCTGTTCCGCGGTGCCGACAAGGGTGCCGAGACCCTGCTCAAACAGGTAGAGGTGGCCCTGTATCAGGCCAAGGACGCCGGGCGCGACACCATCCGTTTCTTCAATCGCGCCATGCAGGAGGCAGTCAGCGCCCGCAGCGAGCTGGAGGCGGCCCTGCGCCGTGCCATCCGGCTGCGGGAATTTGTTCTCTACTACCAGCCCCAGATGGATCAGCAGGGCCGCCTGATTGGCGCCGAGGCCCTGTTGCGCTGGAATCGCCCAGGGCAGGGGCTGGTGCCGCCGGACCAGTTCATCCCCCTGGCGGAGGAGACCGGACTGATTGTCGAGATCGGCGGCTGGGTGCTGGAAACCGCCTGTGAACAGCTGTCCGCCTGGGCTGCCAATCCCCGCACCCAGAGGCTGCAGATCGCGGTGAACGTCAGCACCCGCCAATTCCAGCAGCCGGATTTTGTCGAGCAGGTCCAGCGCGCCCTGTCCGATAGCGGGGCGCGACCGGAACGGCTGAAGATCGAATTGACCGAGAGCGTGGTGCTGAACGATTTTCTCGGCGTGAGCGAACGCATGAAACGGCTGCATCAGCTGGGGGTGCGCTTCTCGCTGGACGATTTCGGCACCGGCTATTCCTCCCTGTCCTACCTCAAGCGTCTGCCTATCGACCAGGTCAAGATCGACAAGTCCTTCGTGCAGGACATCCCGGACGACAGCGGCGACATGGCCATAGTCCGCGCCGTGCTGGCCCTGTGCCAATCACTGGGCCTGGAGGTGGTGGCCGAGGGGGTGGAGAATCAGACCCAGCGGGAGTTCTTGCAGCAGCACGGCTGCCAGACCTACCAGGGCTATCTGTTCGGTCGCCCCAGCCCGATCAGCGCCTGGCCCGAGCTGTTGCAGAGGACAGAAGGCTGA
- the phnD gene encoding phosphate/phosphite/phosphonate ABC transporter substrate-binding protein → MRPIALVVLLHCLLFAPRVWAQPPQPPLVLGFMPYLNAERLVEKYRPLADYLARQLGREVRIRVARDYAEHNQKVGRDLLDIAFLGGSPYVEVSADYGPKPLLARFVFAGKPSFRSVIFVASDSPLQGLAELRGKRLALGNIHSTLSSQVPVYMLEQAGVALDGLSGREHLRNHENVVLGVKYGDFDAGAVAEEVFEQYLRQGGIRALAYSQELSTHLFVTRKDLPLPTQLALREALLGLAEQAEAGPILSAIDPNLSGFAPVSDADYDPHRRILARVLPLLEP, encoded by the coding sequence GTGAGACCCATTGCCCTGGTAGTACTGCTGCACTGCCTGCTCTTTGCCCCCCGCGTCTGGGCGCAACCGCCCCAGCCGCCGTTGGTGCTGGGCTTCATGCCCTATCTGAATGCCGAGCGGCTGGTAGAGAAATACCGTCCCCTGGCCGATTATCTGGCCCGCCAACTGGGCCGCGAGGTACGCATCCGGGTGGCCAGGGACTACGCCGAGCACAACCAGAAGGTCGGCCGGGACCTGCTCGATATCGCCTTTCTCGGCGGCAGTCCCTATGTCGAGGTCAGCGCCGACTACGGCCCCAAACCCCTGCTGGCGCGCTTTGTCTTCGCCGGCAAGCCCAGCTTCCGCTCGGTCATCTTCGTTGCCAGCGACAGCCCGCTGCAAGGGCTTGCCGAGCTGCGTGGCAAGCGCCTGGCCCTGGGCAATATCCACTCCACCCTGAGCAGCCAGGTGCCGGTGTACATGCTGGAGCAGGCCGGGGTGGCGCTGGATGGGCTGAGCGGGCGTGAACACCTGCGCAATCACGAAAACGTCGTGCTGGGGGTGAAATACGGCGATTTCGATGCCGGTGCCGTGGCCGAGGAGGTGTTCGAACAATACCTCAGGCAGGGCGGCATCCGCGCCCTGGCCTATTCCCAGGAGCTGTCCACCCACCTGTTTGTCACCCGCAAGGACCTGCCCCTGCCGACCCAGCTGGCCCTGCGTGAGGCCCTGCTCGGGCTTGCCGAACAGGCCGAGGCGGGCCCCATCCTCAGCGCCATCGACCCCAATCTGAGCGGCTTTGCGCCGGTGAGCGATGCCGATTACGACCCGCATCGGCGGATTCTCGCCCGCGTCCTGCCCCTGTTGGAACCCTGA
- a CDS encoding PAS domain S-box protein, with protein sequence MSNGRDFTRQRSIFIATVSLLSVSLIALASIYLYCSQERQLISAKKQEMETEAELIGGFLRDYLLRHDYSEARQLLKSWPDTHTEVERLQVVLDNGSIFFSFNRHGTADVMDVQRQLDYAGRSLSVRLGHRVTELKRTLSRLAWELFGLALLMSLFTGLLLWYVLFRWAIKPMEQEIRARTAALHDSEERFRRLAENAQDMIYRMSLPEGRYEYVSPACRRLTGYTPEELYARPRLVEQALHPQWRDYFEREWQALLRGEMAPSYEYQIIHRNGNPRWLHQRNALVRDAQGRPRAIEAIVTDITERKMLVDSLFRYKQIIESTQEAIFLTTPEGRIIDVNEAFCRITGYSAAELAGRVNFLESGEHPPGLLQDMRQQLQETGSWSGELWDRRRNGEAYPKWLSLSAIRNGAGETVSYAGIFTDISERKRAEQELISYRHHLEERVEERTAEMRMARDEAERANRAKSDFLSSMSHELRTPLNAILGFAQLLQLEFEEGGDPQLKQSVSEIIRAGEHLLGLISDLLELTKIETGKVSVQIEDLALHSLLQECIDLLGGQLEANQLTLDRGDVCDQPRYVRADRARLKQVVLNLLSNAIKYNHQGGWVQLYCSPMRGGRLRLVVADSGRGIALESQGKLFIPFERLGAERSTVLGAGIGLVVSKKLIELMQGEIGFQSTPGQGSTFWIELPLGQEPPTPQLPEPPPQSDCCTSGSACCCRVLYVQDDPADIRLARRILEQLGSVELVTAHTGPLGLQLAKQYPCQLILIDINLRGLDGLDLVGQLRQLPGCAQVPMVAISADGLQGDIDRTLAAGFDHFVTKPIDLPWFKQLIAELLPKASVLDPQEAG encoded by the coding sequence ATGAGTAATGGCCGCGACTTCACCCGCCAACGCAGCATCTTCATCGCCACCGTCAGCCTGCTCTCGGTCAGTCTGATCGCCCTGGCCAGCATCTACCTGTATTGCAGCCAGGAGCGGCAGCTGATCAGCGCCAAAAAACAGGAGATGGAGACCGAGGCGGAGCTGATCGGCGGCTTTCTGCGCGACTACCTGCTGCGCCACGACTACAGCGAGGCACGCCAGTTGCTGAAGAGCTGGCCGGACACCCATACAGAGGTGGAGCGCCTGCAGGTGGTGCTGGACAACGGCAGCATCTTTTTCTCCTTCAACCGGCACGGCACGGCGGATGTGATGGACGTACAGCGCCAGCTGGATTATGCCGGGCGCAGCCTCAGCGTGCGCCTGGGCCATAGGGTGACGGAGCTGAAGCGTACCCTGTCGCGCCTGGCCTGGGAGCTGTTCGGCCTGGCCCTGTTGATGAGCCTGTTTACCGGCTTGCTGCTTTGGTATGTGCTGTTTCGCTGGGCGATCAAGCCCATGGAGCAGGAGATCAGGGCACGCACCGCCGCCCTGCACGACAGCGAGGAGCGCTTCCGCCGCCTGGCCGAGAACGCCCAGGATATGATCTACCGCATGTCCCTGCCCGAGGGCCGTTATGAATACGTCAGCCCCGCCTGTCGCCGACTGACCGGCTATACGCCGGAGGAGTTGTACGCCCGGCCCCGGTTGGTCGAGCAGGCGCTGCACCCGCAGTGGCGGGATTATTTCGAGCGCGAGTGGCAGGCCCTGTTGCGCGGTGAGATGGCACCCAGCTACGAGTATCAGATCATCCACCGCAATGGCAATCCGCGCTGGCTGCATCAGCGCAATGCCCTGGTGCGCGACGCCCAGGGCAGGCCGCGGGCGATAGAGGCCATAGTCACCGACATCACCGAGCGCAAGATGCTGGTGGATAGCCTGTTCCGCTACAAGCAGATCATCGAAAGCACCCAGGAGGCGATCTTCCTCACCACCCCCGAGGGGCGCATCATCGACGTCAACGAGGCCTTTTGCCGGATCACCGGCTACAGTGCCGCAGAACTGGCCGGGCGGGTCAATTTCCTTGAGTCCGGCGAGCACCCGCCGGGCCTGTTGCAGGACATGCGCCAGCAGCTGCAAGAGACCGGCAGCTGGTCCGGCGAGCTGTGGGATAGGCGCAGGAACGGCGAGGCCTATCCCAAGTGGCTGTCGCTCAGCGCCATCCGCAACGGCGCGGGTGAGACGGTCAGCTATGCCGGCATCTTCACCGATATCAGCGAACGCAAGCGCGCCGAGCAGGAGCTGATCAGCTACCGCCACCACCTGGAGGAGCGGGTGGAGGAGCGCACCGCCGAGATGCGCATGGCGCGCGATGAGGCCGAGCGCGCCAACCGGGCCAAGTCGGACTTTCTGTCCAGCATGAGCCACGAGTTGCGCACCCCGCTCAACGCCATCCTCGGTTTTGCCCAGCTGTTACAGCTGGAGTTTGAGGAGGGCGGCGACCCGCAGCTGAAGCAGAGCGTGAGCGAGATCATCCGCGCCGGTGAACACCTGCTGGGGCTGATCTCCGACCTGCTGGAGCTGACCAAGATCGAGACCGGCAAGGTGTCGGTACAGATCGAGGATCTGGCCCTGCACAGCCTGCTGCAAGAGTGCATCGATCTGCTCGGCGGCCAGCTGGAGGCCAATCAACTGACCCTGGATCGGGGCGATGTCTGTGATCAGCCGCGCTATGTCCGCGCCGACCGGGCGCGGCTCAAGCAGGTGGTGCTGAACCTGCTCTCCAACGCCATCAAATACAACCATCAGGGCGGTTGGGTGCAGCTCTACTGTAGCCCCATGCGGGGTGGGCGTTTGCGCCTGGTGGTGGCCGACTCCGGCAGGGGGATTGCGCTGGAGTCGCAGGGCAAATTGTTCATCCCCTTCGAGCGGCTGGGGGCGGAGCGCTCCACCGTGTTGGGTGCCGGGATCGGCCTGGTGGTGAGCAAGAAGCTGATCGAGCTGATGCAGGGCGAGATCGGTTTTCAGTCCACCCCAGGGCAGGGCAGTACTTTCTGGATCGAGCTGCCCCTGGGGCAGGAGCCGCCAACGCCGCAGCTGCCAGAGCCACCGCCGCAGTCCGATTGCTGCACCAGTGGCAGCGCCTGTTGCTGCCGGGTGCTCTATGTGCAGGACGACCCGGCCGATATCCGGCTGGCGCGGCGTATCCTGGAGCAGCTTGGTTCGGTAGAGCTGGTTACCGCACACACCGGACCCCTTGGCCTGCAACTGGCCAAACAATATCCCTGCCAGCTGATCCTGATCGACATCAATCTGCGCGGCCTGGATGGCCTGGACCTGGTCGGCCAGTTACGCCAACTGCCAGGCTGCGCCCAGGTGCCCATGGTGGCGATCTCCGCCGATGGCCTGCAAGGCGACATCGATCGGACCCTGGCGGCGGGCTTCGATCACTTCGTCACCAAGCCCATCGATCTGCCCTGGTTCAAACAGCTGATTGCCGAGCTGTTGCCCAAGGCCAGCGTGCTGGACCCCCAGGAAGCGGGGTAA
- a CDS encoding KpsF/GutQ family sugar-phosphate isomerase, translating into MLHAQGRVIVTGMGKSGHIGNKIAATLASTGTPAFFVHPGEASHGDLGMFTDKDVVLALSNSGETGEILTILPLIKRLGVPLIALTGNPGSNLAREADVHLDVSVEKEACPLGLAPTSSTTASLAMGDALAVALLEARGFTEKDFARSHPGGSLGRRLLLHVADIMRSGEAIPQVGQDASLNQALLEMTRKGLGMTAVVDDQGCILGIYTDGDLRRTLDQGLDIHQIGIRQVMTPGCVTLPRHSLAAEALQLMESRKINALLVADEGGQLIGALNMHDLLRAGVV; encoded by the coding sequence ATGCTGCACGCCCAGGGCCGGGTGATCGTCACCGGCATGGGTAAGTCCGGCCACATCGGCAACAAGATCGCCGCCACCCTGGCCAGCACCGGCACGCCGGCCTTCTTCGTCCACCCCGGCGAGGCCAGCCATGGCGATCTGGGCATGTTCACCGATAAGGACGTGGTGCTGGCCCTATCCAACTCCGGCGAGACCGGCGAGATCCTCACCATACTGCCGTTGATCAAGCGCCTCGGCGTGCCGCTCATCGCCCTCACCGGCAACCCCGGCTCCAACCTGGCGCGCGAGGCCGACGTACACCTGGATGTCAGCGTGGAGAAGGAGGCCTGCCCCTTGGGGCTGGCCCCTACCTCCAGCACCACCGCCAGCCTGGCCATGGGCGATGCCCTGGCGGTGGCCCTGCTGGAGGCGCGGGGCTTCACCGAGAAGGACTTCGCCCGCTCCCATCCCGGCGGCAGCCTGGGTCGGCGCCTGCTGCTGCATGTGGCGGATATCATGCGCAGCGGCGAGGCCATCCCCCAGGTCGGCCAGGATGCCAGCCTGAATCAGGCCCTGCTGGAGATGACCCGCAAGGGCCTGGGCATGACCGCCGTGGTGGATGATCAGGGCTGTATCCTCGGTATCTACACCGACGGCGACCTGCGCCGCACCCTGGACCAGGGGCTGGACATACATCAGATCGGCATACGTCAGGTGATGACCCCCGGCTGCGTCACCCTGCCCCGGCACAGCCTGGCCGCCGAGGCCCTGCAGTTGATGGAAAGCCGCAAGATCAATGCCCTGCTGGTGGCCGATGAGGGCGGCCAGCTGATCGGCGCCCTGAACATGCACGATCTGCTGCGGGCGGGGGTGGTTTGA
- the ilvA gene encoding threonine ammonia-lyase, biosynthetic, translating to MPKHYIERILRARVYDVAKETPLDPARQLTEKLASPVYLKREDLQPVFSFKLRGAFNRMAQLDAEARERGVIAASAGNHAQGVALAARHLGIKATIVMPRTTPPIKVKAVRRLGGKPVLQGDSFDEAYVHALELVKEQGQTLIHPFDDPDVIAGQGTIAVEILKQHPDPIEAVFVPVGGGGLIGGIAAYIKYVRPEIKVIGVEPEDAASMHAALQAGRRVVLKQVGLFADGVAVRQAGKETFKLARDYVDEIILVSADEICAAIKDVFEDTRTVAEPAGALSVAGLKKYVAREGACDKGLIAIESGANINFDRLRHVAERAELGEGREALLAVEIPEQPGSFHRFCRILGRRYITEFNYRYADSRNAQVFAGVEVGGDDERLELIGRLKENGFPVTDMSHNEVAKLHIRYMVGGHAPGLENELLYRFEFPERPGALLKFLTGLGKRWNISLFHYRNHGAAYGRVLMGIQVQRQEQALFEQMLERLGYPFWDESENPAYLLFAGTEELEL from the coding sequence ATGCCCAAGCACTATATCGAACGTATCTTGCGCGCCCGCGTCTATGACGTGGCCAAGGAGACCCCCCTGGACCCGGCCCGACAGCTGACCGAGAAGCTGGCCAGCCCGGTCTATCTCAAGCGCGAGGACCTGCAGCCGGTGTTCTCCTTCAAGCTGCGCGGGGCCTTCAACCGCATGGCCCAGCTGGATGCCGAGGCCCGTGAGCGCGGCGTCATCGCCGCCTCGGCCGGCAATCACGCCCAGGGCGTGGCGCTGGCGGCGCGGCATCTGGGCATCAAGGCCACCATCGTCATGCCGCGCACCACGCCGCCGATCAAGGTCAAGGCGGTGCGCCGCCTGGGCGGTAAGCCGGTGCTGCAGGGTGATTCCTTCGATGAGGCCTATGTGCATGCCCTGGAGCTGGTCAAGGAGCAGGGCCAGACCCTGATCCATCCCTTCGATGACCCGGATGTTATCGCCGGTCAGGGCACCATCGCGGTAGAGATTCTCAAGCAGCACCCGGACCCCATCGAGGCGGTGTTCGTGCCGGTGGGCGGCGGCGGCCTGATCGGTGGCATCGCCGCCTACATCAAATATGTTCGGCCCGAGATCAAGGTCATTGGGGTCGAGCCGGAGGATGCCGCCAGCATGCACGCCGCCCTCCAGGCCGGGCGCCGGGTGGTGCTCAAGCAGGTGGGCCTGTTTGCCGATGGCGTGGCGGTGCGCCAGGCGGGCAAGGAGACCTTCAAGCTGGCGCGGGACTATGTGGATGAGATCATCCTGGTCAGCGCCGATGAGATCTGCGCCGCGATCAAGGACGTATTCGAGGACACGCGCACCGTCGCCGAGCCCGCCGGTGCCCTATCGGTGGCCGGGCTGAAGAAATACGTCGCCCGCGAGGGGGCCTGCGACAAGGGCCTGATCGCCATTGAAAGCGGTGCCAACATCAACTTCGACCGCCTGCGCCACGTCGCCGAACGGGCCGAGCTGGGGGAAGGCCGCGAGGCCCTGCTGGCGGTGGAGATCCCCGAACAGCCGGGCAGCTTTCACCGCTTCTGTCGCATCCTGGGACGACGCTACATCACCGAATTCAATTACCGTTATGCCGACAGCCGCAACGCCCAGGTGTTTGCCGGGGTCGAGGTGGGCGGCGACGATGAGCGCCTGGAGCTGATCGGTCGGCTGAAGGAAAACGGCTTTCCGGTCACCGACATGTCCCACAACGAGGTGGCCAAGCTGCACATCCGCTACATGGTCGGCGGTCATGCGCCGGGGCTGGAGAACGAGCTGCTCTATCGCTTCGAATTCCCCGAGCGTCCCGGTGCCCTGCTCAAGTTCCTCACCGGCCTGGGCAAGCGCTGGAACATCAGCCTGTTTCACTACCGCAATCACGGTGCCGCCTATGGTCGGGTGCTCATGGGCATACAGGTGCAGCGCCAGGAGCAGGCGCTGTTCGAACAGATGCTGGAGAGGCTCGGCTACCCCTTCTGGGACGAAAGCGAGAACCCCGCCTACCTGCTGTTTGCCGGTACCGAGGAGTTGGAGCTATAG